Within Cucumis melo cultivar AY chromosome 4, USDA_Cmelo_AY_1.0, whole genome shotgun sequence, the genomic segment ATTACATCCTAAACTATGGCCATGGCTGTTGGAGTTCTCTTCCTTCAAAGGCTGGTGAGTAGtcgttttttttgttttttgtttttcgttCTTCTTGGTattgaaattaatttaaaatggtttaacttaatttatttaatttatatagggcttgaaagaaatggaaagagCTGCAGATTAAGGTGGATTAATTATTTGCGGCCTGGACTTAAAAGAGGAATGTTTTCCCAACAAGAACAACAGACAATTCTTTCTCTTCATCATATGCTTGGAAACAAGTCTGTCTTTTTTTTACTAAACcctattttataatataatataacatAATATATCACTTTTAATCTTCCCTTCACAAATTTCActaccatatatatataatgtgtAAATCCTCAAATATCAAAAATTTTGTACACCAAATATTGCACCCCTTCTTCAAATAGCATCTAACTTTCTATGTATTTTtacagtttttttttcttttccgcTTGGGGTGGttgaattaatttaaaaatccagctttaattttattgaattttatattaaagtctttataattgaaaatttatttatttgatttttttgaaaaggtCATGGAGAAATATTAAAAGTATGAAGTATGATAAtaggattatatttgtttggtgCATATATTACCCAATGTTAATGTTATTATTAAGAATTAGAAAAGGGTAGctaattaattaactatttAATAAGCTAAGGGATGATGTATTTAAGTgcattattattttgttttgatgTATATCAGATGGTCTCAAATCGCACAACATTTGCCAGGGAGAACCGACAACGAAGTAAAAAACTTGTGGCATTCCTACTTGAAGAAGAAACTCgataaacaacaacaaaaacagCCATCTTATTCTTCAACTAATTCAACTACTTCAGACTCTGCAGATTCCTCAACAACAAATCCATCCATTCACTCTCCTAAACCCAACAATAACAACTCTCAGCTTCCCAAGCTCTTCTTCGCCGAGTGGCTTACAGTCGGTAGCTCCGACAATTGTGGATCAGAGTTTGGTCCCAGCACTAATAATTTAAATGGACAACCCAATTTCGAGTTTGGGATGACTTTGGGTTCGGAGCTACTTCAAAATAATGGTATCCTCATGGATTCCCATGTCAAGTTTGAGGATCATCATACTTCAAATGGCTTTGCCAATTATGCTTCTGCTGGGGATGTATGTGTTGAACATCTTCTGCATTTTGGAAATGGTTTTATGAATATTTGAAGGATGAGAGCAATTGCTATATGATTAttattgcatatatatatatatatttgctaAGAGAAGTTTTTTCTTTCATGGGGGAACTCGCACATGAACCAGCTGGTTAATTTGtatgatatttttcttttcacttgACTCATCTCGTTGTTTACGATCTGGTACAATTAACATATTAAGTAGGATTATCAGAATAAATAAAGAACTTGAGTTGACAAAATATATAATCTCtagtttaatttcatttttgtcgccTCGATTCGTCTCTATTTTGATATTGTTTCTATTACGTGGTTTCTGACTATGGGTGTTACATTATATTTTTGATCCACATATTCTCCTTGAGGGTCTTTATTGAGGTTACAGAGAAATTTGAATAGGATCAGACTCACATGACTTCATGGTGTCACTAAGACGATATCTGTATTTTTGTAAGTATTGCTATAATGCTCAAAGCTCAAAGGTTTAGACCAAGATTTGAAGTTTGGATTCCACACAGGCCCAATCGTTCCAACATTCTTTGCAACACCATCCTTACCTTTTTTCCACAAATCAACACAAGTCATTTTAAGATGCTTCGTTCTCATGCGCTCACCTGTTTcataagaaaattttcatagCATTGCTTCAAGCTAATTAAGCACGTTTGATTATGATGTTCATATGATTCAACcaaaagaaatggaaaagtAATACCTTGTCGGTATAGGTTGTACAAACTTTCAAACCTTAGCTTTTAACCTTTTCTTAAAAATactttttcatattttaaagATCCATTTCAATTAAATGTGATCTTGTACTTTAAAATCATTTAAGTAAAAGCTttattaaaagaatttaaatttACTATATGTCGCAGTGTAATATCAAAGCTGTCAAGTATCGAATCTGAATTTTCAATTCAATTGTTTTGGATTATTgaataattaatgaaaattaagttatttgactatttttaaataaatttattacgAGAACTTATGTCAATCCTAACTTTAGGGATATGGTATTGTATTACAACATGGATTGGAAGATTGGCATTTTGTGTACCAAGTCTATGTACTTTTGTGTAGATAAAACAATATAATGCAACATTTTTGAGACAAACAAACATggaaaacattttttaaagtGATATTTTGGGCAATGAGTGAAATATTATAGTCTTATGTTATAGTAGTTTTGTACTTGGAGtgttaatattattttagttttgggTTATGATTATATTGTATGTGTGTgtgatttatattttaaaaataaatatatgtatgcatgtatgtcctttaacaaaaattcaaatttttttatcataaatcaaaatatttggTATATCAAGTATGTATATAAGTGTATATCTAGTGTAACAAAGCATGTATCAACAATGTGTACCAAGTGTATATTAAATGTATATTACttatatacaatatatatcaaGTGTCTATTATTTAAGGATATTTAAGTGTATTAAATGTATTAAAGTGAATATCTACAGTGTATCAATGTATATTAATAGTATATCATAAGTGTATCAAAGTGAATATCGATagtatatcatatatatattagtaGTGTATCAAGTATGTAAATTAGTGTATCAAGTATATGTCAACAATGATGTATTGACAAGTTTATATCAAGTGATTTGTAGTGtaaatcaaatatatatcatGTGAATtgagttttctttctttcctttaattttttttttttttttttttaccatttttacaAGAGTAGATAATaaatctatactatagacttactttttaaacttattttagaAGTTACCCAAGAAGCCCAATAAATAAATTGGATAAGAGAAGCAAAGTAAAAGATCGGAATGAAGTGAAAATTAAGAATCAAATACTTATCTCAAATATTAGATATTATTTGTAATTTCAACCCTAAACTTGAGAACAAAATGGATTTTGATCAATGGATGAAGACTTATTAACATTTAGTTATACCAAAAATGTGGTGCTCAACAACTTCAATTCATTGGGGAACTCCTCTGAAACTTATGGTTGGAAACAAATAATCTATCTACTAATGCCCCTTACCCATATGGTTGTTGTcaactaatttaatttgaatCTATTTTGTAATTATGACTTTTCATCCTTCACTCTACATTTGAGAGTTTTCCTCTACCTCTCTCTTTCTAAAATCTCTCGTGGAAACTTAATTAAACTATGATAAAGACATAAAAAATATGTGATCAAATGGGCTAGTAGTAGGGAGCTTATACAAGATATGTAATATAATATAGAAGGATGAATTAAGGTAGGCAatgaaagaaaattaagaaagagAGGGAGAGGAGAGTAGGGGCAAGGAATTGATGGGAGAGTGTGGAAGTTAGGAAAAAGATGAAGGCTTGGCTTAAGCCACGTAAACCCTAAGGCCCCAAACCACCAACAGCCACTAACTAActatatatttctttcttttttttttttaactatataTAAAATGAGGTACAAAacccaccaccaccaccaccaccaccaccaccaccaccaccaccacctccCCATTCTCCCTTTACCATTATTTATTGTTCCACCCATTCCTTTGAATCTACTTTTCATctctcttttcttccatatttatCCATTTCCTTGGCAGAAAATTAGGATAGGataagaaaaaaaggaagaacaCAATAAAGAGTGTTTAAACTGAAAGAGTAAAGGAATAAAAGTAGGTTGGTGAAATTAAAGCTGCTAAAAGCAAAACAAGTATGTATGAGGATGCTATTTATCCACATCACACAGGTTtccaaataagaaaaaaaaaaaaaaaaaaaaagcgtaGTTGAATATTGGAGGGCGTAGATCGGTTCGAAAACCCCCAAATGTCGTGGTTTCAATTTCCTTTTTCCCTTCCACTCCTTATGAATGGGAAATGAGAAGCGTCTCCTCTCCCAGTTCCCCAACCCCACAAAACCAAAACCCAGAAAAACTCAAACAACAATCCCCCCTTCCATGCGAATGGGATTTCACCCTCGCCTCCGTCGTCTCCTCCCCCACCAATTGCGCCGCTTCTGACACTCTCGGCGTTCTCGAATTCGACCCTTCCGATTCCCTCATAGCCACCGCCGGAATCGCTAGAAAAATTCGTGGCTACCGTCTTCATAATCTCCTGCCCCAAGACATTCACCATAACGCTACTACTATTACTCAATTGGACCACTCCCGTGCTTCTGATTTCTGCATCTGTACTCCCGCTAAACTCAGTAGCCTCCGTTGGAAGCCCAATGCTAACGCTCGAATCTTAGGCTCCGGCGATTACGATGGGGTGGTCACGGAGTACGATCTCGAGATGAAAGTACCGATTTTCGAACGGGATGAACATGGGGGCCGACGTGTCTGGAGTGTGGATTACTCAACAGTAGAGCCTGTAGTGGGGGCGTCCGGGTCAGACGATGGCACAGTGCAAGTATGGGATACGCGGTGTGAGAGTGGGGAGTGCGTGGCGGTGGTGCAGCCGAGCGTGATAAGGAGTCCGGTTTGTTGCGTGGAATTCAACCCGTACGGAGGGGGGTTGGTGGCGGTTGGATGCGCGGACAGGAAAGCGTATGGGTACGACAGAAGGAAAATGAGGGAACCGGTAGTGGTATTCGAAGGGCATGGGAAGACGGTGACGTATGTGAAATTCGTGGACGGAGGGACGGTGGTGTCGGCGAGCACAGACGGGAGTTTAAAGATGTGGAAGACGGAGGAGGGCGGGGGTGCACGTGTGGTGCGCACGTACGAGGGGCACGTGAACGGGAGGAGCTTTGTGGGGTTGTCAGTGTGGAGGAAGGGGGGCTTAATCGGGTGTGGATCGGAGGACAAGAGAGTGTTTGTGTACGATAAGAGGTGGGGAGAGCCAATATGGGTAAAGGAATTTGATGGGGGGATGGGGTCGGGTTATGGGTTGGTCAGTAGTGTGTGTTGGAGGCAAGTGGGAGAGCAAGAATGCACCTTGGTAGCTGGCGGGTCGGATGGCGTTTTGCAAGTTTTTGTCGGACACAAGAAGAGGTCCTTTTGATTCAATCTGACtcaaaacctttttttttaacattacCACTACCATCCACcattatcatttatttatttatacttcttaggagggatttttctttttttttaaacgcCTTTATTTACTATTATAATAATACATAGTTGCATACTCTCACTTCAGTTAGTTAAAATTAATTTGAGTGACTTTCATCATTGATATTTTTGAAACTATACATGCAAGGTGATAGATATATGGGTAGAGATGTACTGTTAAATTTGCAACTCAAACTTGGATACATATTATATTATGCTTCTGTGTGCTTGTTCATTCTTCACAGTTTTCACTCTACAATATTTTTCTTCTCAGAACATAACAAATactgtattattattataaattcaaAAGCAACAACGCTCAGCTATTCAATTTAGCTAATTGGGGTGAATAATACACAAGTTAATAACAAAGTTGTTTCTGCTAAGAGAAAATACAGTCGCATATAGCACATATGAGGTAAAATTAAAAGGAAGAGTGATTTAAAGATGGAGGACGTACGTAGGTGGCATTGAAAGGAAATTAAGAAATTAGGGTTGATGAGGTATGGTATACCCAAACCCACCACCCCATTCCCCCTTCAATCTAATTTTCTCTGTCTCTGGTTATTCTCAAACCCTATCatcataatataatttttaattttacctactcatatttttctataaattttcctttaaatatctcaaaattaaaacatatttaaatatttattctctcatttattttcttttttccattcaaattaaataatttatttatttgaatatCCTCACAACATATCATCGTATAGTTttaatcattattttttaaaaataaaaataactttataataaaatatattttaattgcATCTAATACAATCAATCAACATTATCGATCATAtatatttgattgatttaaatcTATACCTTTTATGAAAGATTAATTAACTCATCTTTATTTATTAACTACGTATTTGTTTAGGTTAATATATTCTACTTTCTCGAACTAATCTTCACATCTAGTACTTTAATTATTCTAATTCTTCTCTCTCTAGATACAGTTTAATTTTGGTAATCAAGTAacatgtaacgccccgaattttcgaggtaaattttatcttttgtggggatacgaaatttttttttgaatttaatgttttgtaaattgttataataataatatgatattaattatattattattattattattatttattattattattataatttattattgttattattactattaattaatattattactattattatttaatattattattacattattattattattaattatattattattattattattattattattattgaatattattattattattattattatttaatttaatatatatatattttttttttaaaaaaaaaaaggaaacccTAACTTACCGCGCGCGCcgttctccccccccccccccccgtgaatttttgttcttcttcttcttctcccttcctcgcccgacAGCCGTCCGTTCTTCACCCGACGATTTCCTTGGCCGCCTTCGTCTCTTCGCCATCCATCCTCTCTGTCTCCGTCCGTGTGGTGGTCGTCCTTCTCCGTCCACGTCGTCGAAACTTCCAGCTTCAACGTTCGACAGCCGCGACCCCCCCTCTATTCTGATTTCCTCTCGGGCTCACGACGCCAGCCACCGGCGTGCGCCCCTCCTTCCGCCGACGCCCGGTCGCTCTCCGTCGCGTTGAAGCGGAGCCGGTTGTCGAACGCCTCCAAGCTGCCATTCTTCACGGTCGTCGAACGTCGGAGATCCGTTGCTCGTGGTTGCCCCGATTtcagccgacccgacccgagaacccgtttccagttcgacccgtgtttcaagttgcgagccgcaagccgagccgcgagccgagccacgagccgagttgagccgagccgcaagccgagccgcaagccgagttgagccgagccgagggtgagccgagccgaggccaagccgagccgagccgaacgcctccaagccaagccaagctccctgttcaccgagccacctaagccttccttcctccactccgggtgacggtgagttttcggtaaggattgttttgatgattttccataatgttgctatatccgattcgagttggatattggaataagctttggtcctatcttccatctcttgaaggtattaaggagttgacgtttaagttctcagatttccgcggcaggcttggttggagatagctttctttttcttgggtaagtcaacggatgttgcttaggaccatttaaaatgacttcaactagtatcatcgattaaaaccttcgtattttcgtttaggtggatccgttgagcgtggactcgatcgaggggcataaccaagcttcaggtaagggttttcctactactggacctcgaatcgaggctggaaacgtaataatccacaggggattacacgttagtaactgtaccgaataaatgtatgtgtgattgacttttaagtattattgctatactcttgtctgatgtaaaggtaacgcgaccgctagttgtagcttgtgtgctatcgggtgtaaggagttgcttgcggatagaccccgatgctagatgttcggtatagggtggttatgttaatgggctacgctgtagattgggattttatgtcgatggaccctgaagtttacggttagttacgtggtagtcattggtctagACATTGATCGTGGagttggtcggggaaggacggtgagtccgatattgattgattagttgattgggtctaggggttgccataatggtgtgcgaattggaaacgcgtatagcaatTGAGGGTGTAGTTgattaaacctatactatctgactcacaaagcctatggcggaactgtaatatgaatgtcgttggggtgtgactgttgtagacggtttagtatggactgaggggtaacggttagcttcatctatggggtagtgtgccttacggatatgtgcatccttcgggagcactagactgatatgtgcatccttcgggagcactagactgatatgtgcatccttcgggagcactagactgatatgtgcgttctacggaaccactagactgttatgtagggtacccccgaataggaagttaactgttgtcccctaacgggcccagtagtgggtcccttactgggtatgtttatactcacccttttctcttctttaacttttcaggtaagggcacagcgaggggcagaccgacgagaggcaggaaggatgcgtgaaggccatatggacgcgtctggttttcttattgcttccgctgatgtgttttttgttagaatatgtggttttgtgattttgagttgatgacctgagtttttatttgaaacttttgtgactgtgttttaaaatagggcccgatactgttttttttttttttgtaatatttctaacgttttaagaaatcgtaaccggtccgtaatgaattttatgttgtgtggtcgagttttggtattgagtagtgacctcagctcagtccggaaagttgggtcgttacataacaTTTATCTAagaaattaatttcaaaatctaaaatatatataaattataatattaacaTCGTCTATAACTTAGTTtcaaaatgtaaaaaaaaattactcaaatattaatttataaatctTACAAATTTCTATAAGCATTTTTTGAGGTGAGAGTAAGGTCAAAGATAGTGAACATGTTCCAACCTCCTTTTAGGTTAGCGAGGTTTAAATGTAGTTGACATCTATTTTTACTATCCAACATATGCTTaggtttctttttgttttaatttatttttatttctactttttacGATTGACATATctcataaaataataattgtgACGAAACCTCGATCGAACTGATAATCAGTGGttcaaaaattagaaaagaaaaaaaaaactcaaaaaattgatatatatgcTAGTGTAGTAGAAATAACTAGCTTCTGCTTTATTTGATTATTatgtgaaatatatatatatatatatatatatatataatagttaCATTTCACCCCTCACGAGAAACTTGAATTACTATTAcattttgtaaatgttttcaACAGTTGTCTACCTATCATGGTATTCCTATTCTTTTCGAACAATGGTAATTTAAATATATCATTAGTAGACTTTGTTATatatacaatttttaaaaatgttgctatatacttaattatcaGTGATAGTTACAAATATACTTAATTGTTGGAGATAGTTGCAATAAAACAATTGTTATATACTGATAATTAAGTGTATAgcatcattttaaaaaaattgcaaatgtaacaaaatctaTTGAAGTCTAAATCATGTTAAAAATATTGATCTATCAGCGATAaatcataagagtctatcaacggtAGAAGTCTATCAACcatagtttttaatttgttatatttaatttgcaaattttttaaaattttattatatacttcattattatttctaaaattattattgttaaaatGGTTAgttacctattataattacacCTTTGATTCAAAAATAAAAGTTGGCAAACAACTTTATGGTATTTGTTGCGACTTCTCTAATAAGGATTAAATAAGagttatataatttataatttacatattatattaaattataaattatatattttttagatgagtttgcaaaaaaaattagaagtaAATGACTCTCTAACAGCCCTTTGATATATCTAAGTACTTTCTTTTCTAACCTTTTTTGTCATCTaatgtaatttttctatttttatatatttaaattatagaaaatttaaacATGTATTTATTTGAGGTATGAAAGTTTGGAGATATGACAAAAATTTTCGAAAACtttgattgtttttcaaaatttcccTATCGATTAacaactttctttttcttgttcatgTATAGCTACAATTAGGAAGGTAGGGAAGGAAAGAAATATCGATATAGAGAGAGACATATACATGAGAGGAGACTTATATTTCAATGGTTATTCATGTGATGGCTAGCAAAGATACAAAGGATGGGGTCGAGTAATGACTTTGGACAAAAGATATAAGATGTTGGAGAATAGAAGTACaatttatttgaagaaaaatgaatcaaattatttataaaatataacaaaatattacgATCTATTTTGATTTACAATTGAAATACTATATCACaaatagattgtgatatttgataaatattttcaaaagatCTATTGAATTAAGATAAATATTTAAGTGTATAAGAAATGGGAGGTAAAATGTGGTATTACATATCTTTGCGATTATATTTAACAAAActtataaaaaagaataaagagtAGAAATCAGAATTAAATATAGAAAGAATGCCGAccagaaaatatatatatatatagagagagagagagagagtcttaggaattaagttaaaaaaaaaaaaaatggagaagGAGGGCAATGTAGAGATTATTTGCATATTTTGTTTAAAGGCAGAAGATAAGCTTTTCTTTTTAGGGGAAcccaaaaaaatttatgatcCATTCTATCAGTGTCATGGTGGATCACatttaatctaaatttttttaagattccttttttctctttcctaTCTCTATTATTAATCTTCTAAGaaattgtaattttttaaaacaatgaGTTTGTCTAAAATTTGGATTGTTTCATGATTGACTAGAGTTggttaaaacattttttttatataatattcATATAAGTATGCATCCAATATCATGTAACCATCCAAAGATGCACAGTTTAATTGATATTTAAATGTGCTAGCGATCAATTTTGTGGTCGATTTGAATGTTTCTTCTTTGTTAATgtaagaaagaaataaaaatttacCAAATAATTTTGTAGCCtatgaaatatatttaaagGAATATTTAAAAGGTGGAGGgttcaaaattaataatattatatattaatatttgatttatttataaGTGACATGGTCATATGGATAACAACAAACATAAAGTTAAAACGTGTCAAGTTTGaagtaaagaaaaagataaataatgggAAACAAAgaataaacaatatatataaagtattgtaaatataatgatatattataaatgtagatattcataacctacataggttacaattttcatataactctcacattcaattTCATATTGTAACATCCATTCCATTaaattccataatataatttat encodes:
- the LOC103503997 gene encoding WD repeat-containing protein RUP2, producing the protein MRSVSSPSSPTPQNQNPEKLKQQSPLPCEWDFTLASVVSSPTNCAASDTLGVLEFDPSDSLIATAGIARKIRGYRLHNLLPQDIHHNATTITQLDHSRASDFCICTPAKLSSLRWKPNANARILGSGDYDGVVTEYDLEMKVPIFERDEHGGRRVWSVDYSTVEPVVGASGSDDGTVQVWDTRCESGECVAVVQPSVIRSPVCCVEFNPYGGGLVAVGCADRKAYGYDRRKMREPVVVFEGHGKTVTYVKFVDGGTVVSASTDGSLKMWKTEEGGGARVVRTYEGHVNGRSFVGLSVWRKGGLIGCGSEDKRVFVYDKRWGEPIWVKEFDGGMGSGYGLVSSVCWRQVGEQECTLVAGGSDGVLQVFVGHKKRSF
- the LOC103503453 gene encoding transcription factor LAF1 — encoded protein: MVRETTASHRTKSKHRKGLWSPDEDQRLRNYILNYGHGCWSSLPSKAGLERNGKSCRLRWINYLRPGLKRGMFSQQEQQTILSLHHMLGNKWSQIAQHLPGRTDNEVKNLWHSYLKKKLDKQQQKQPSYSSTNSTTSDSADSSTTNPSIHSPKPNNNNSQLPKLFFAEWLTVGSSDNCGSEFGPSTNNLNGQPNFEFGMTLGSELLQNNGILMDSHVKFEDHHTSNGFANYASAGDVCVEHLLHFGNGFMNI